ATCTTTCCGGCAAAAATAGTCCTTACAATAACATCTTCTTTTGAAAGAAGATCAAAAACAAATTTGTCTTTTGGCCCGACATAAAAAAACTGAAAATTCTCTTCCGGATATTTTTTCTTTATCTCCCTTATTATTGCAACAAGAGGAGATATATGCCCGACGGTTCCTCCTCCCGTAAAAAGAACCTTTATTTTTTTCTTTTTCTTTTTCATTTTCTTATTCTATCATCTTTCTGAAAATTTTGAAATATTCAGAAGAAGCCCGACAGTAATAAACTCGGCTATTATATGAGAACCCCCATAGCTTATAAAAGGAAGAGGTATTCCGGTTATGGGAATAAGATTAAGCATGGCTCCGATATTAACAAAGGCCTGGATATATATCCAAGAAACAAGTCCAACTACAACAAGAGAAAGGAATTCATCTCTTGTCTTCTCGGCAATTTTTATTCCCCGATAGAAGAAAAAGAAAAAGAGAATTATAAGAAAAATGCTTCCGGCAAAGCCGGTTTCCTGGGCAATAACNNNNNNNNNNNNNNNNNNNNNNNNNNNNNNNNNNNNNNNNNNNNNNNNNNNNNNNNNNNNNNNNNNNNNNNNNNNNNNNNNNNNNNNNNNNNNNNNNNNNTAATCAGGCCTCCCGGCTTTTATCTGGGAAGGAATAGCCGAAGCTCCGGTCAAAAACAAAATTCCGAAAACAACAAGAGTTATAAAAACTCCGAGAAGCATATAATCTGGAAGCTGTTTTTTCATATGTAAAAAGTTATCCTATCAGTCGTATAGTTACGCCGATTATGGCCATAACAACGCCTACAACCCAAAACCTCATCGTTACTTTGTAATGAGGCCATCCTTTTGCTTCAAAATGATGATGTAAGGGAGCGGCAAGAAACAATTTCTTTTTCAGAAATTTCTTTGAAAGAAGCTGAAGAATGACAGACCCCGATTCTATGACAAGTAAAAATCCGATTATAGGAAGAACCAAAACCGAATCTGTTAAAAAGGCAACTACCGTTAAAGCGGCGCAAAGACCCATTGTTCCTGTTTCTGTCATATAAAATCTTGCAGGAGGGATATTAAACCATAAAAAAGCCAAAATAGCTCCGGTTACAACAAGACAAAAAGAAGCAAGGTCGATTTGTCCCCTAAACAGAGCAATGCCGGCAAAGGCGGTAAACATTGAAGCAAAAGCACCTCCGGAAAGTCCGTCCAGTCCGTCAATGACCCCGCCGCTATAAACGGCAAGAGTGACAAGAATAAAAAAAGGAACATACCATATTCCAATGTAAAAATCCCCCATCCCAGGAACGTGAATGGTCTCAAATCCAAGCTTGTAATAAAACCAAACAGATCCGATAAGCCCTATTAGAAAAACCAAAAAAAGGCGGAACTTCAAACGAAGTCCTCCTCCTATGTATTTTCCTTTCCCGAAAACCTGCAAAACATCGTCAACAAGACCAACCAAGGATGCGGCAATAAGAGCAAAGAGAGGAAGCCATGTTTGGGACCTGCTTAAAAAATTAAGCTTTTGAAACCACCATATATTTGTATACGAAAGAATAAAAAAGACAAAGGAGACAAGCAAAACGGATCCCCAAATAAGCGCTCCTCCAAGGCGAGGAGTATAAATCTCTTTTTTTTCATGAAATTTTATAAAAAAAGGAATTTCTTTTCCGTCTATTGATTTTGTTCTAATTTCTTTTCTCCATGCTTTTGTTTTGTATAAAAAAGAGATATAAAAAGGAGCGACAAGGAAAGCTAAAACAAATCCGGCAGTCGCCAAGGTAAATATTTTTATTATATTTATCGTAATTTCAGACATATAGCTTATTATATTAATTTCCTCATCTCTTCAAACCTATCGTTTGCCCCTAAAATAATATTTATGATATACCCGTCTTTCGTATCTACTATAATAACAAGACATCCTTTTGCCTCATTTGTAAATCCGGTCTTTCCTCCTGATATTTGCGGATATTCAAAAAGAAGAACATTGGTATTTTTTGAAAGATGGCGGAAAGACCCATTCGGCTTTAAAACCTCATACTCTTTTTTTCTCGTAATTTCGAAAATCTGAGGGTAATTTTCTTTTATAGTTTTTGCAAGAAGTGCAACATCGTTTGCGGTTGAAAGGTTCTCTTTCCCGTCATTGAGGCCCGTAGAATTGATAAATTTTGTTTTTTCAAGGCCGATATTCTTTGCATAAATATTCATCAAATTAACAAAGTTTTCTTCTCCTATCATTTCAGAAAGAGCAAAAGCGGCATCATTGCTTGATTCAATAAGAGAAATATGAACCAAGGCCTCCACCGTTAAAAGCTCTCCTTCAGAAAGAATAGAAACTC
The nucleotide sequence above comes from Candidatus Paceibacterota bacterium. Encoded proteins:
- a CDS encoding serine hydrolase codes for the protein MRNFNFFLASFFIGFVYFGILTFTAIKAEQVLSLTANLYYYSEPLPLKNPYKEILKEIEIDARAVVSLKVDKNGKETILYKKNEDALLPIASLTKLMTALVIFDLKETYNPFLSLPISKEAAFQKGVSILSEGELLTVEALVHISLIESSNDAAFALSEMIGEENFVNLMNIYAKNIGLEKTKFINSTGLNDGKENLSTANDVALLAKTIKENYPQIFEITRKKEYEVLKPNGSFRHLSKNTNVLLFEYPQISGGKTGFTNEAKGCLVIIVDTKDGYIINIILGANDRFEEMRKLI
- a CDS encoding FtsW/RodA/SpoVE family cell cycle protein, which gives rise to VIAQETGFAGSIFLIILFFFFFYRGIKIAEKTRDEFLSLVVVGLVSWIYIQAFVNIGAMLNLIPITGIPLPFISYGGSHIIAEFITVGLLLNISKFSER